The window GCGTCGCTCCCTCGTGCGGGAGCGTGGATTGAAACGGATAATCCGCGCTTTGCAAAATTCCACTCGACAACGTATTAGTCGCTCCCCGTGCGGGAGCGTGGATTGAAACTTGGATTTTATTCAGGAGGCATAGGGGTGAGAATACGAGGGGATGACGCCCCCCGTGCGGGAGCGTGGATTGAAACTTACTCCAGAGGCATGAGTTAATTATTAAGGATATTAGGTCGCTCCCCGTGCGGGAGCGTGGATTGAAACGCAGTGGAAGTCATATACTTTGATTAGTGTCAGAGGAAACCGGTCGCTCCCCGTGCGGGAGCGTGGATTGAAACTTACGATTGCTAAAAACGCTGAATGCTAAGTCCCACCATCCAGTCGTCCCCCGTGCGGGAGCGTGGATTGAAACGCAACCCCTCTTCGAGATCGGGCAGGCTAAATTCTGGAGGCGCGTCGCTCCCCGTGCGGGAGCGTGGATTGAAACTTACCTCAGAATATAATGCGACACACTGATGACTCGATTAAGGTCGCTCCCCGTGCGGGAGCGTGGATTGAAACCTAGCAAACCAGGTCTCCAGGCTTTTAAGGCAATGGGTTAATTCCGCGTCGCTCCCCGTGCGGGAGCGTGGATTGAAACGTATCCAAATAGAGCAAGCCAAGACTGGAGCAGCGACTTTGAAGTCGCCCCCGTGCGGGAGCGTGGATTGAAACATCTTGTGCATCACTTGAATTTCCGCTTAATTAAAATATCCTTGTCGCTCTCGTGCGGGAGCGTGGATTGAAACATCGTAAGAAGGCGGCATTGTTGAGCACGGCGATTAAGCAATAGTCGCTCCCCGTGCGGGAGCGTGGATTGAAACTTCGTGTCAACCGCAACTCTCTGATTGCCCAAACAACCCTATCGTCGCTCCCCGTGCGGGAGCGTGGATTGAAACTTGCAATTGCCTAGGCAATGGCGTTTCCAGAGGTGAAGCTGGTCGCTCCTCGTGCGGGAGCGTGGATTGAAACACCTATGTTGCACAGGTAGAGATAAATGAGCGTTTGATGTCGCTCCCCGTGCGGGAGCGTGGATTGAAACTTATCAAATGACATCTTATTTCGCAGGACTTTTTGGTCAGCGTCGCTCCCCGTGCGGGAGCGTGGATTGAAAGTCTCAGAAAAGATTATCCAGGAGGTTTAATCGGTAATGAGATGTCGCTCCCCGTGCGGGAGCGTGGATTGAAACTGACGCTGACGAGAACCTTGCACGATAGTAAATAAGGATTTCAGTCGCTCCCCGTGCGGGAGCGTGGATTGAAACTCTTACCAATGCTTTCAACCCCGCCGCCTTTATATCCCTGTCGCTCCCCGTGCGGGAGCGTGATTGAAACAACTTTCGGCAAGCGAAGCGTGCAGGATTAGTCGCTCCCTGCGTGCGGGAGCGTGGATTGAAACAACTCACAAGGGCCATAAACGTACCATGTACCTGTCGCTCCCCGTGCGGGAGCGTGGATTGAAACCGACCTATCCACACGCCTTCTGTTGTCCGTGGGTCGCTCCCGTGCGGGGCGTGGATTGAAACTCAGATTTGGAAATACAAGGTTGGTTACTGATTTGTCGCTCCCCGTGCGGGAGCGTGGATTGAAACGATTTATCCTTTTGCGGCTTCATGGGGTGGGCAAGTCGCTCCCCGTGCGGGAGCGTGGATTGAAACACAATTCCGGGAAACGTCCTTTTGTGCCTCTGATGTCGCTCCCCGTGCGGGAGCGTGGATTGAAACTTCAAACTCAATCTTGTTCCTCTTCAGAGTATCGTCGCTCCCCGTGCGGGAGCGTGGATTGAAACTTACCGGTAAGCACAAAGGTATCTGGTGATTGTGTCGCTCCCCGTGCGGGAGCGTGGATTGAAACACGTTTGCAAATCCCGGAAGGCCGAACACGGCATGTCGCTCCCCGTGCGGGAGCGTGGATTGAAACTTATAGGGGGCAAAAATTCGAGTGTACAATTCAGTCGCTCCCCGTGCGGGAGCGTGGATTGAAACTTTTTACGTCATAATTATGATTGAAAGATTTGTGTCGCTCCCCGTGCGGGAGCGTGGATTGAAACTTCATATTCCTGCATTTTTGTATTGTTCGTATCGTCGCTCCCCGTGCGGGAGCGTGGATTGAAACAAGCCCTTTGGCGCGCCCGGAACGATAGCGGAAAGTCGCTCCCCGTGCGGGAGCGTGGATTGAAACGATCCGGTTGCAGCGTTAACAGGTGCGGGCGTGGGTCGCTCCCCGTGCGGGAGCGTGGATTGAAACTTTGTTCCTTCTTGTTATTCGCTCATTCAACCCGGTCGCTCCCCGTGCGGGAGCGTGGATTGAAACATTAAAAAGATCCCGCGTAACCTCAACATCGAAGTCGCTCCCCGTGCGGGAGCGTGGATTGAAACGGTTTCGCAAACTCATACACCTGACTTGTATAAGTCGCTCCCCGTGCGGGAGCGTGGATTGAAACACCTTTTCTCAAATTCCACTCTTGAAAAACCTCTGTCGCTCCCCGTGCGGGAGCGTGGATTGAAACGAAAATGGACTTGAATACTTATAAGATAGGACTCGTCGCTCCCCGTGCGGGAGCGTGGATTGAAACACGCTACAATAAAAAAGTTATAACGATAACCGGGGTCGCTCCCCGTGCGGGAGCGTGGATTGAAACCATGCAAAAGGTTTATGTCAAATGCATTACCGGCGTCGCTCCCCGTGCGGGAGCGTGGATTGAAACGCGCGAAGCATTTACGGAAGATCTTGGCGGGCTGTCGCTCCCCGTGCGGGAGCGTGGATTGAAACTTTGAAGATTGGAAGCTTGACAGGCTTAAATTTAGTCGCTCCCCGTGCGGGAGCGTGGATTGAAACGCGTTAAAACCCGCTTATGTCAGCGTTACAAGGCGTCGCTCCCCGTGCGGGAGCGTGGATTGAAACGTTTAAGAGGCCGCTAAAATCGAGGTTGTTTATCGTCGCTCCCCGTGCGGGAGCGTGGATTGAAACCTGTTCCAGTCTCCAGAAAAAATTCCCGATAATGTCGCTCCCCGTGCGGGAGCGTGGATTGAAACGCAGATTCTGTCCGCTTCTATCACCTGGAGCCGTGTCGCTCCCCGTGCGGGAGCGTGGATTGAAACTGACGCTGGTGTTTTTACGTGTCCTTATGCCGCGTCGCTCCCCGTGCGGGAGCGTGGATTGAAACTTGTTACCGCTGATAGTCTCGGCCTCATCCATGGGTCGCTCCCCGTGCGGGAGCGTGGATTGAAACATGAGATTCACGCAAATACCTTGCGGAGCATCAAGTCGCTCCCCGTGCGGGAGCGTGGATTGAAACCCAGTAGTTCAGACAAAGGTGAATCCAGTAAAGGGTCGCTCCCCGTGCGGGAGCGTGGATTGAAACTTATATCAGAAATGAGGCAAACAGGCATAACAAGTCGCTCCCCGTGCGGGAGCGTGGATTGAAACCCGGGATAAAGGACCGGGGTTTCATGGGATTTATTGTCGCTCCCCGTGCGGGAGCGTGGATTGAAACACACTTCCCACAAAACAACCTCCTTGTATCGCACGTCGCTCCCCGTGCGGGAGCGTGGATTGAAACAGATAAAAGTTACGAGATTAAGTACACAGCAAAGGTCGCTCCCCGTGCGGGAGCGTGGATTGAAACCAGAACAGCAGGATTCAAATTAGTTATATATTTTATATAGCATTATATATTGTGTGTAAAAACCAGAAAAATACTATATAGAGTGAATTGTTTCAATAATTGCAAATACAATTGATGTGATTTATCGGGGAGAAAAATTTTGACAAGCCGTACCTTTTGGGGTACACTGTATCTTGTGAGGTTCATATGAGAGATAGTCTAAAACGGATTATAGTCCGATTTTATTGTACTGATTCAGGAAATGAACCGGTTCGAAAATGGCTTAAAAGCCTTACGCCTGAAGACCGTAAGGATATCGGTACAGATTTGCAAACCCTTGAATTTGGCTGGCCTATCGGTATACCTTTATGCCGCTCGCTAAGCTCTCACAAGGGATTGTGGGAAGTAAGGAGCAATTTAACTGGTGGCAGAATAGCAAGGGTTTTGTTCTGCGTTAAAAAAGAAGAGTTAATTTTATTGCATGGTTTTATCAAGAAAACGCAGAAAACGCCAGACCAGGCAATCGCTATAGCTGTTAAACGTATGAAAGGAGAAGATCATGGTTAAAGAAAAAAATATTGGCTCTACTCTTGAAAGTTTTCTTAAAGAAGAAGGGAACTATGATGAGACTCAGGCCACAGCGATCAAACGCGTTATTTCATGGCAACTTCAAGAAACTATGAAAAAACAACATATCAGCAAATCAGAAATGGCGCGGAGGATGAAAACGAGCCGTGCTCACCTTGACCGTTTACTTGATCCTGGAAATGACAAGGTACAGCTCGACACGCTCTATAAGGCGGCTTCTGCTGTTGGTAAACAACTCCATTTTGAACTTGTATAGCTTTAAAGCACCGTATTCCATTTATTGGAGACGCCCGCTATTTCCCGTAAGATACAATATCAGTTTTCCATTCCACGGCCAATATTATTTGAATTGTTCGTACGTCGGTCGTCAGCTGCATCTGGCAATGTCAAAAAGACAACGAAAACAAATGACTAGAAAACCGATAAATCTCTAGTTTGGAAAATCCAGCATTTTCCAATTTATCGGAAGGATTATAAGAGCCCTTCATGACTGTTAGTTAATTATGAAAGACCAATTAAATATAGATGACATTTGCTCCCAAAAGGGATGAAAGAGTTAATGTTCATGAAGGTAAACCTAAGATGTATAACTTTGCAGGTATTACATGCGGTCTTGTCCAGACATTCGGTGTAAATGCCTTACCGGTTGAAGAACAATCTAAAACCCGTGAAAAAATTAAACTGCTCAACGATTTTAACAAGGAAAACGATCCTTACGGAGAGCATGATTTCGGGGCAATCGTTCATAACGGAGAGAAAATTTACTGGAAGATCGATTACTACGATACTGATCTTAAATATGGTAGTAAAGATCCTGCCGATATGATAGAAAATTTTCTAATCCGAAATTTAAGCCCAAGTTCCGGCCCAGAAAAAGAAGATTTTCAAAGCCGAAGCGTTGATTTTTCCGTTTCAGAAACTTTAAGAATTGACAATACTACGGCATTGCCGTATAATTAAAGATACGATGCAAACTGTTGTAGAAACGCCGGAATTTATACGTTGTGCCAAAAAATTAGATTTATCTGACGATGGACGCGAAAGCATTGTTGATCTGATAGCATCTAATCCGGAGGCTGGTAACGAAATATCCGGTACAAGCGGAATGCGTAAGGTTCGCATTGCTGGAAAAGGTAAAGGAAAAAGCGGTGGATACCGCGTTATTACCTTCTTTACCGGTTCGGATATGCCTGTTTTTTTGATTACCGTATATGGGAAAGGTCAAAAAGGAAATATTACTGCAGCAGAGAAAAAGGCAATGAAAATGTTATCTAATGCCATTGTTGAAATTTACAGGAGTAAAAAAGATGAGTGATTTAGGCGAAAGTATTATTAAAGGAATGGAAGAAGCTTTGGCTTTTTCAAAAGGAGAAAAAACAAAAGCTGTTGTTCACATTCCCGAAGAAATAAACGTCCGGCGTATTCGCAAAAAATTAAAGATGAGCCAGAATAATTTTGCTGATTATTTCGGTTTTAAAGTTGCAACTATCAGGGATTGGGAACAAGGCCGCCGTGTACCCACAGGACCAGCCCGTAATTTTCTTTTTGTTATAGACCAGGAACCGGATGCAGTACGCCGCGCTTTAGTGACAGAACCTTCATAAAGTTTCCATTAAAATCGTTGAACGATAATAACCATTGTGGAAAATAAAAAAGCTCCAATAATTCCTTCTTATTTGAAGCAGCTAAGTATACATTCCCAGAATATAAACAACAGTATGGATAAAAAACATGTGCTCAGAAAAGGAGCCTATTATATTAAGAGAAAGGTTAAGGAACTTTCTCTCGATACTTAAGAAACAATACACTAGAACAGTTTAGACAAAAACTCAGCATAGGTTTTTCAAGGAAAGATGAACGGCAAATCGAGCAAACGCTACATTCTTTCGCTTGTCTCGTAATCCTGTACTCCAATATAGATTATTTGAGCGCATTTGCATCCAAGAAACATGCTAATCTAGCGTGAGTTTATTACGAAAGTGATAGTGTTTTAAGGTGTGTATGCTGTAACCAGTTACAACGTAATTTGTTACAGTTTTTTTGTATCAATATTTAATGTATACACTGAATATAATATTATTAATACTTGCTTAACATTCAATATGTAGTATAATTACTGCTTTATTACAACATATGTATACACTAAGTCAGGAGGATGCTATCGCCACCATTCAATCAAAAACCTCAAGAGGCTACAAATACTGGTATATAGTTGAATCCAGACGCGTAAACGGAAAACCAAGACCAATCGTATTGGCATATCTTGGTAAAGCCAATGACCTGTTGAGAAGGCTACAGGGCCTTACAGAAGGGTTACGGTTAAAATCATATTCGCATGGCGCTGTGGCAGCACTACTCAATGTCGCCCATAAATTAGATGTCACTACTATAATAAACAAACATATAAACGCTCAAAGGCCTTATATGTCCGAAAAACCTACAAGAAACAATCTGACAGCAGGGATTACCTTTTTGTTGGGATCAATAGGACGGATTTGCATGCCTACCAGTAAAAGAGACTGGTGGAACTGGGCAAAGACAACTACCTGCGAATACTTGCTCAGGTGCAGTTTGAGCAAAATAGATAGCCAGCATTATTGGGATTTGATGGACGCTCTGCCTGTAGAATCAATACCAGAAATTGAACACGAGTTGCTCGATAATGCTTTCAATACATATGGCCTGAAGAGTGATACTCTTTTTTTTGACACGACAAATTTCTTTACCTACATTGATAGCACAAATATGAGGTGCGCGATTGCACAGCGAGGCAAAAACAAACAAAAGAGATGCGACCTTAGACAGGTAGGGCTGGCTATGGTGGTTACGCGAGAAGATATGATTCCTGTGTTTCATCATGCTTATGAAGGCAACATGAACGATACGAAAGTTTTTAAAATCGTTATAGAAAAGATAAAGGGCAGAATAAAAGAATCAGGCTTGAATACAAAGATGCACACGGTTGTCTTTGACCGTGGAAACAATTCCAAGGTGAACCTGGTAATTGTGAAAAAACTGCAACTGCATTATGTTGGTGCGCTCACCCCTTATCATCACAAGGAGTTGGTAAATGATGCTATGGAGAATTTCCAGGAGCTTGAAGTTGATGGTAAGAATATATGGATTTACCGGGACAAACGAATTATTTGGCAAGAAGAGAGGGCCGTTATTGTTTTTATCTCAGAGAGATTAAAGAGTGGGCAGATAAGGGGAATATATCAATCACTGGGAAAGGCAGAAAAACAGTTACAGCAATTGCAGGAATCTTTGTCTAAACCAAAGGCAAAGAAGCGGGACAGGAAACAATTGGAAGATAAAATAACAAATATCGTTAAAGGGCAATTTATAAAAGATATTATTGATTGGTCGTTAAATGGGACATCAGAAGGCAAGTTTTGTTTAGAGTTTACAATCAATCAAGCAAGACTTGGTGAAATAGAGAAGAAATTGGGATTCAGGATTCTCATGACAGACCGTCATGAATGGGAAACTGTTGAAATTATAAAAACTTACTATGGACAATCTATGATTGAACAATCTTTTAAGAACCTTAAAAATCCTTACCACCTTGCACTTAGACCTCAGTTCCATTGGACAGATCAGAAAATCAAGGTGCATTTCTTTATTTGTGTACTCGGGTATCTCCTTGCCACAATAGTGTGGAGAGAGGCGAGGACGAAGGCTCAATTCAGGGGGACTTTAGATAGATTGATTGACACCCTGAACAATGTGAGGCTTGCTGCAATACTGGAAGACTCAAAGACAAGGGGAAGAGTCAAAGCGGCATATAAGTTGGAAGAAATGTCTGATGCGGAAGAAGTGATAATTAAAGCACTGGAGGTTAAAGATGCACACAATAATCGAATAAAGTTTAAGGGTGTTAGTGTATACAATTAGGGCCACACTTAACCATAGTAATATACTTATCTTACGGTAGATCAGCCTTGCGTTCGTAATAAACTCACGCTAGTCATCGGCTTATCTATCAGATGGCGTAAAATCTGCCCTACGGCATGGATTTACAGATGTTGTTATGCTAGCCCCAGTTTACAAGTTATGTCCGAAGTTTAGCAATAATTGTTCGTAACTTGTTGCATCGCAATATATTACAACATTTGGCACAAGTATTACCCTACTGCAATGCATTTATCTCCTTGAATTACCTTCTGGCAAACCTCTTCTAATCATGATATAGTCAAGTAATACTCCTTTTTTTATTGACAAACAATACTGCAATTTCTATTATACGTATTACCCTACTGTAGCATTGTAGTCAAGAGGAAGATGATATGGCTTCTTTAATCAAAAAATTAAAAAAAGGAATCCCTTATTATTACGTTGTTGAGTGCAAACGAATAAACGGAAATCCTAGAATTGTAGAACAGCATTATCTTGGTACTGCTGAGAAAATCTTCAAGACCTGTCAAAGAAAATCCGCTCCTGTAGCCAAGGAGGTTGCCCTTACGCGTATAGGCCCTTTGGCTTTATGGGAGGTTGCCTGTTCTACAAAGTTGCCGGAAATGATTGATGCTGCATTTCCCAAAAGAGACCAAGGCGCATCCGTATCACAATATCTCCTGTTGGCCGCTTTAGGCAGAGCATTTCACCCGTGCAGTAAATCAAAAACCAGCCAATGGTACGAGGAAACAGCTCTTAAACGAGAGTGGGGGTTACGCTCTGAGTTATTTACCAGTCAACACTTCTGGAATGCAATGGATCGTATTGATCTGGGCAGACTAACTGAACTGGAAAAAGACATCTCTTTGCACATTGCGAAGGAAGAGAATTTATCTCCACAAGCCCTCCTTTATGACTGCACAAATTATTTTACTTACATCGACACACTTAATGACCGTAATACTGAAGCACGGCGAGGGCGTAATAAACAAGGTCGCCACAACCTTCGACAGCTAGGCCTTGCCGTTGCTGTTACACCGGATTTCCCTATTCCCCTATTCCATTCCCTTTACCCTGGCAATCTAAACGATATTACTCAATTTAAAGACACTCACTTACTCCTTACAGAGCGCATTAAAGATCTTTCAGGAAATCCAAACGATATCACCCTGGTTTTTGATAAAGGCAACACATCCGAAGATATCTTATATTCTTTACAAGACACCAATATCTTTTGCATTGCTTCTGCTCCATCGTTCCGTTATCCAGAAATGGCTGCGATTGATTTAAAGAAATTCCAAAAAGCTGACGATGCGAATTTGCCAGGCGTTATGGCCTTCAGGGGCAAAAAAGAAATACTCGGTGATGAATGGACTGCTGTTTTGCAGCACTCTGCAAGTTTTGCGGCTAAACAAATCCAATCTGTTGTTACCTCTCAGGCCAAAGCCATTGTCAAATTAGAAGCCTTATCTAAAAAACTTAAACGGGGCGAACTACCAAAAGCAACCTTATCATCTGTTAAAAAAAAAGTATCGGATATAGTATCCCCGCAACATCTGAAAAAAATTATATCTACCGATACTACCCTTAAAGACAATCGACCAATTCTTACTTATTTTCTCAATCGAGATGCATTGCAGGAATTGATTGATTGTCACTTTGGACGAACCCTTCTTTTTACAAATCGACATGGCTGGAGCAATGCCGAGATTATATTGGGCTATCACGGACAATCTGAAGTTGAGAGATACTTCCAGGACAGCAAAGACCGAGAGCACCTCTCCTTTCAACCTCCCTATCACTGGACAGATCAGAAGCTGCATGTTCATGCTTTTTATTGTAATTTAAGCATGCTCTTGACAGGGCTGCTTCGTCGACGCCTCGCATTAAAAGGCTTGCTTTTACCCCCAGATGTTTTATTGGAAAAGCTCAATGATCTACAAGAAGCAACTCTCCTTTATCCACAGGAAAAAGCGGCCCCGCCACAATTATCTTATTGTTTGGTGCGTCAAGATAGAACACAAAAACAATTATTTAAATTATTAAATTTATCACAATATACAAAAACAAAAGAAAATCCTTCAAAATCCACGGAAACAGCTCCTTTATAGCCTAAAAATTAGCCAAAAAGAGGGTAATACATTTGCATTGTCATAAGCCAAACAAACATAAGGAGTTGTATCAATTTTTTCATATAACTTGTAAACTGGGGCTAGGACTTCGTTGGATGGGCTTTTAAGGCGGGTAAGTATTCAATAGGATGGGCAGTTTTGGAAAGGTCTATCTATGCTCTCACAACCCTTGCCCTTGCCGAAGGTACGGATATGGATATTAACCTCCTTAAAAGTACTCTAACCAGACGTTTAGAGGAAGAAACAGGCCTTAATCAGGAAGAAAGAGACCGCAC is drawn from Candidatus Scalindua sp. and contains these coding sequences:
- a CDS encoding type II toxin-antitoxin system RelE/ParE family toxin; this translates as MRDSLKRIIVRFYCTDSGNEPVRKWLKSLTPEDRKDIGTDLQTLEFGWPIGIPLCRSLSSHKGLWEVRSNLTGGRIARVLFCVKKEELILLHGFIKKTQKTPDQAIAIAVKRMKGEDHG
- a CDS encoding helix-turn-helix domain-containing protein produces the protein MVKEKNIGSTLESFLKEEGNYDETQATAIKRVISWQLQETMKKQHISKSEMARRMKTSRAHLDRLLDPGNDKVQLDTLYKAASAVGKQLHFELV
- a CDS encoding DUF3768 domain-containing protein, coding for MYNFAGITCGLVQTFGVNALPVEEQSKTREKIKLLNDFNKENDPYGEHDFGAIVHNGEKIYWKIDYYDTDLKYGSKDPADMIENFLIRNLSPSSGPEKEDFQSRSVDFSVSETLRIDNTTALPYN
- a CDS encoding type II toxin-antitoxin system RelE/ParE family toxin, with amino-acid sequence MQTVVETPEFIRCAKKLDLSDDGRESIVDLIASNPEAGNEISGTSGMRKVRIAGKGKGKSGGYRVITFFTGSDMPVFLITVYGKGQKGNITAAEKKAMKMLSNAIVEIYRSKKDE
- a CDS encoding helix-turn-helix domain-containing protein, encoding MSDLGESIIKGMEEALAFSKGEKTKAVVHIPEEINVRRIRKKLKMSQNNFADYFGFKVATIRDWEQGRRVPTGPARNFLFVIDQEPDAVRRALVTEPS
- a CDS encoding IS1634 family transposase; amino-acid sequence: MYTLSQEDAIATIQSKTSRGYKYWYIVESRRVNGKPRPIVLAYLGKANDLLRRLQGLTEGLRLKSYSHGAVAALLNVAHKLDVTTIINKHINAQRPYMSEKPTRNNLTAGITFLLGSIGRICMPTSKRDWWNWAKTTTCEYLLRCSLSKIDSQHYWDLMDALPVESIPEIEHELLDNAFNTYGLKSDTLFFDTTNFFTYIDSTNMRCAIAQRGKNKQKRCDLRQVGLAMVVTREDMIPVFHHAYEGNMNDTKVFKIVIEKIKGRIKESGLNTKMHTVVFDRGNNSKVNLVIVKKLQLHYVGALTPYHHKELVNDAMENFQELEVDGKNIWIYRDKRIIWQEERAVIVFISERLKSGQIRGIYQSLGKAEKQLQQLQESLSKPKAKKRDRKQLEDKITNIVKGQFIKDIIDWSLNGTSEGKFCLEFTINQARLGEIEKKLGFRILMTDRHEWETVEIIKTYYGQSMIEQSFKNLKNPYHLALRPQFHWTDQKIKVHFFICVLGYLLATIVWREARTKAQFRGTLDRLIDTLNNVRLAAILEDSKTRGRVKAAYKLEEMSDAEEVIIKALEVKDAHNNRIKFKGVSVYN
- a CDS encoding IS1634 family transposase gives rise to the protein MASLIKKLKKGIPYYYVVECKRINGNPRIVEQHYLGTAEKIFKTCQRKSAPVAKEVALTRIGPLALWEVACSTKLPEMIDAAFPKRDQGASVSQYLLLAALGRAFHPCSKSKTSQWYEETALKREWGLRSELFTSQHFWNAMDRIDLGRLTELEKDISLHIAKEENLSPQALLYDCTNYFTYIDTLNDRNTEARRGRNKQGRHNLRQLGLAVAVTPDFPIPLFHSLYPGNLNDITQFKDTHLLLTERIKDLSGNPNDITLVFDKGNTSEDILYSLQDTNIFCIASAPSFRYPEMAAIDLKKFQKADDANLPGVMAFRGKKEILGDEWTAVLQHSASFAAKQIQSVVTSQAKAIVKLEALSKKLKRGELPKATLSSVKKKVSDIVSPQHLKKIISTDTTLKDNRPILTYFLNRDALQELIDCHFGRTLLFTNRHGWSNAEIILGYHGQSEVERYFQDSKDREHLSFQPPYHWTDQKLHVHAFYCNLSMLLTGLLRRRLALKGLLLPPDVLLEKLNDLQEATLLYPQEKAAPPQLSYCLVRQDRTQKQLFKLLNLSQYTKTKENPSKSTETAPL